In Methanocaldococcus lauensis, a single genomic region encodes these proteins:
- the vhuU gene encoding F420-non-reducing hydrogenase selenoprotein subunit VhuU yields the protein MAEKSTVKVDEAKLNLIEIVLRAYDPUYSCAAHIIVKDKKGEKIIEVIKE from the coding sequence ATGGCTGAAAAAAGCACAGTAAAAGTTGATGAGGCTAAATTAAACTTAATAGAGATCGTTTTAAGAGCATATGATCCTTGATATTCATGTGCGGCACACATAATAGTAAAAGATAAGAAAGGAGAAAAAATTATTGAAGTTATAAAAGAATAA
- the vhuB gene encoding F420-non-reducing hydrogenase associated-polyferredoxin VhuB gives MSITIQKEACLVCYACQAECPTKAIDIDSFKVCNLCMQCVNVCPTGALVEEEIEIEGKTAKRVNYLAHKCEKCGQCAEVCPVGIKKVDDKFPYSKGHCVLCQKCIEVCPIEIISLPGIIDKPKKEVKAPKEPIAVTDACVGCGICVPECPVDAITLKDNKAVIDKSKCIYCSICAQTCPWNAIFVAGKIPKKRRKEVKKFDVDAEKCIYCLKCVEICPGDMIKVDEENMVVVPPKSCPACKLCVNICPVDALELDVKLASPHPITDEGLVIVEEDFDVLKKCASVCPTEAIVVDEEKKEVRMCIVCGACTVACPTGALKLGKIEHNGKEYNRIEFSPYLCDKCGKCVEVCPMKTLRLTKSKKLPLKGYCVMCLLCLSCAEAEKKNVLTLK, from the coding sequence ATGAGCATAACCATACAAAAAGAAGCATGTTTAGTGTGCTATGCATGCCAAGCAGAATGTCCGACAAAGGCGATAGATATAGACAGTTTTAAAGTGTGTAATTTATGTATGCAGTGTGTCAATGTATGCCCGACAGGGGCGTTAGTAGAGGAAGAGATAGAGATTGAAGGAAAAACCGCGAAGAGAGTTAATTACTTAGCTCATAAGTGTGAGAAGTGTGGGCAATGTGCGGAGGTATGTCCTGTAGGGATTAAGAAGGTTGATGATAAATTTCCATATTCAAAAGGACATTGCGTTTTATGTCAAAAATGTATAGAAGTTTGTCCAATTGAAATAATCTCCTTACCAGGGATTATAGACAAACCTAAAAAAGAAGTTAAAGCTCCAAAAGAACCTATAGCGGTTACAGACGCTTGTGTTGGCTGTGGAATCTGTGTTCCAGAGTGTCCTGTAGATGCAATAACACTAAAAGATAACAAGGCAGTTATTGATAAAAGCAAGTGTATTTACTGCAGTATTTGTGCCCAAACATGTCCATGGAATGCGATATTTGTAGCGGGTAAGATACCTAAGAAGAGAAGAAAAGAAGTTAAGAAATTTGATGTTGATGCAGAAAAATGTATTTACTGTCTAAAGTGTGTTGAAATCTGTCCAGGAGATATGATTAAGGTTGATGAGGAAAATATGGTTGTTGTTCCACCAAAATCATGTCCCGCTTGTAAGCTGTGTGTAAATATCTGTCCAGTCGATGCTTTAGAGTTGGATGTTAAATTAGCCTCTCCACATCCGATAACTGATGAAGGTTTAGTTATTGTAGAAGAGGATTTCGATGTATTGAAGAAATGTGCTTCTGTCTGTCCTACTGAGGCAATAGTCGTAGATGAAGAGAAGAAAGAAGTTAGAATGTGTATCGTTTGTGGAGCATGTACTGTAGCTTGCCCAACTGGTGCTTTAAAGTTGGGTAAAATAGAACATAATGGTAAGGAATACAACAGAATCGAATTCAGCCCTTACCTATGTGATAAATGTGGAAAATGTGTCGAAGTCTGCCCAATGAAGACACTAAGACTCACTAAGAGTAAAAAACTTCCATTAAAAGGTTACTGCGTAATGTGCCTCCTCTGCCTCTCCTGCGCTGAGGCTGAAAAAAAGAATGTTTTAACACTTAAGTAA
- a CDS encoding formylmethanofuran dehydrogenase subunit B, translated as MVKVVRNVVCPFCATLCDDLEILVEDNHIVGTRHACRIGNAKFMHFEGAVRYTEPLMRENKKDDFKKVDYDTAIEETARLLVESSLPLIYGWSATECHSQMYGVELAELVGAVIDNTASVUHGPSVMALQDVGYPVCTLGEVKNRADVVIFWGSNPMHAHPRHMSRYSIFARGFFRERGREDRTMIVVDPRETDTAKLADIHLQVEQHKDYELVSAMRAVLKGFELQVDRVAGVPADLIYEAVEICKNAQFGELFFAMGVTMTRGKHRNIDNAIQLVIDLNAYTKFGLMPMRGHYNVNGFNQVLTWVTGYPFGIDFSRGYPRYNPGETTANDLLQRGETDMMLNIASDPGAHFPQKAVKHMAKIPLVCIEPHETPTTQLANIIIPPAIAGVEVEGTAYRMDGVPIKLRKVIDPPEGVLPDKEILKRLIKKVKEML; from the coding sequence ATGGTAAAAGTCGTTAGAAATGTAGTATGCCCATTTTGTGCGACATTATGTGATGATTTAGAGATATTAGTTGAAGATAACCACATAGTAGGGACAAGACATGCTTGTAGAATTGGAAATGCAAAGTTTATGCACTTCGAGGGGGCTGTTAGATATACTGAACCTTTAATGAGAGAGAACAAAAAAGATGATTTCAAAAAAGTTGATTATGATACAGCAATTGAAGAGACTGCAAGATTATTAGTTGAATCATCCTTACCTTTAATTTATGGATGGAGTGCAACTGAATGTCATTCACAAATGTATGGAGTTGAGTTAGCTGAATTAGTCGGGGCAGTTATTGACAATACAGCAAGTGTTTGACACGGACCTTCAGTTATGGCATTGCAGGATGTAGGATACCCAGTTTGTACATTAGGAGAAGTTAAAAACAGAGCTGATGTAGTTATATTTTGGGGAAGTAATCCAATGCACGCCCACCCAAGACACATGAGTAGATATTCAATATTCGCAAGAGGATTTTTCAGAGAAAGAGGAAGAGAAGACAGAACTATGATTGTTGTAGACCCAAGAGAGACAGATACTGCGAAATTGGCTGATATACACTTACAGGTTGAACAGCATAAAGATTATGAATTAGTTAGTGCAATGAGAGCAGTGTTAAAAGGATTTGAATTACAAGTTGATAGAGTCGCTGGAGTTCCAGCTGATTTAATCTATGAGGCAGTTGAAATTTGTAAAAATGCTCAGTTTGGAGAGTTGTTTTTCGCAATGGGAGTAACAATGACAAGAGGTAAGCATAGAAACATTGATAATGCTATTCAATTAGTAATTGATTTAAATGCATATACAAAATTCGGATTAATGCCAATGAGAGGTCACTACAACGTAAATGGATTCAACCAGGTCTTAACTTGGGTTACAGGTTATCCATTTGGCATTGATTTCTCAAGAGGTTACCCAAGATACAATCCTGGAGAGACTACAGCTAACGATTTATTACAAAGAGGAGAAACTGACATGATGTTAAATATTGCTTCAGACCCAGGGGCTCACTTCCCACAAAAAGCTGTAAAACACATGGCAAAAATACCATTAGTATGTATAGAACCTCATGAAACTCCAACAACTCAATTAGCGAATATTATAATCCCCCCAGCAATTGCTGGAGTTGAAGTTGAAGGAACAGCATATAGAATGGATGGTGTTCCAATTAAATTAAGAAAAGTTATTGATCCTCCAGAAGGCGTTTTACCAGATAAAGAAATATTGAAGAGGCTCATTAAGAAAGTTAAAGAGATGCTCTAA
- a CDS encoding 2-isopropylmalate synthase encodes MIIYKEENEIIKKALENLDIPDRVYIFDTTLRDGEQTPGVSLTPEEKIEIAIKLDDLGVDVIEAGFPVSSLGEQEAIKKICSLNLNAEICGLARAVKKDIDVAIDCGVDRIHTFIATSPLHRKYKLKKSKEEIIEIAVEAIEYIKEHGIKVEFSAEDATRTELDYLIEVYKKAVEAGADIINVPDTVGVMIPRAMYYLINEIKKEIKVPISVHCHNDFGLAVANSLAAVEAGAEQVHCTINGLGERGGNAALEEVVMSLMSIYGIKTEIKTEKLYNISQLVSKYTEIKVQPNKAIVGENAFAHESGIHAHGVLAHALTYEPIPPELVGQKRKIILGKHTGTHAIEAKLKELGIEIGKDINKEQFDEIVKRIKALGDKGKRVTDRDVEAIVEDVVGKLAKEDRVVELEQIAVMTGNRVIPTASVALKIEENLKKSSAIGVGPVDAAVKAIQKAIGEKIKLKEYHINAITGGTDALAEVIVTLEGYGKEITTKAASEDIVRASVEAVIDGINKILAKKEKS; translated from the coding sequence ATGATAATTTATAAAGAAGAGAATGAAATTATCAAAAAGGCTCTTGAAAACTTAGACATTCCAGATAGAGTCTATATTTTTGATACAACACTTAGAGATGGTGAGCAAACTCCAGGAGTTTCACTAACTCCAGAAGAAAAGATAGAAATTGCTATAAAATTAGATGATTTAGGTGTTGATGTTATTGAAGCTGGTTTCCCTGTTTCTTCCTTAGGTGAGCAAGAGGCAATTAAAAAAATCTGCTCATTAAATTTAAATGCTGAGATTTGTGGATTAGCAAGAGCTGTTAAAAAAGATATTGATGTAGCTATCGACTGTGGTGTAGATAGAATACACACATTTATAGCAACTTCTCCATTGCATAGAAAATACAAATTAAAGAAATCTAAGGAAGAGATTATTGAGATAGCCGTTGAAGCAATAGAGTATATAAAAGAACATGGAATTAAAGTAGAGTTTTCAGCAGAAGATGCTACAAGAACTGAGCTTGATTATTTAATAGAGGTTTATAAAAAGGCAGTTGAGGCTGGGGCAGATATTATTAATGTCCCAGATACAGTTGGTGTTATGATTCCAAGGGCAATGTATTACTTAATAAATGAGATAAAAAAAGAAATAAAAGTTCCAATATCAGTTCATTGCCATAATGATTTTGGATTAGCAGTAGCTAATTCATTAGCTGCAGTAGAGGCTGGAGCAGAGCAAGTGCATTGTACAATAAATGGTTTAGGGGAAAGAGGTGGGAATGCGGCATTAGAAGAGGTTGTTATGAGCTTAATGTCAATTTATGGTATAAAAACTGAAATTAAAACTGAAAAACTCTATAATATTTCTCAACTTGTATCAAAATACACTGAAATTAAAGTTCAACCAAATAAGGCAATTGTTGGAGAAAATGCCTTTGCTCATGAAAGTGGAATACATGCCCATGGAGTTTTAGCTCATGCATTAACCTATGAGCCAATACCACCAGAATTAGTTGGACAGAAGAGAAAAATAATATTAGGTAAGCATACAGGAACTCATGCAATTGAAGCTAAATTAAAAGAGCTTGGCATTGAGATTGGTAAAGACATAAATAAAGAGCAATTTGATGAGATAGTTAAGAGAATTAAAGCCCTTGGAGACAAAGGAAAGAGAGTTACTGATAGAGATGTTGAAGCAATAGTTGAAGATGTTGTTGGTAAGTTAGCTAAAGAAGATAGAGTTGTTGAATTAGAGCAAATAGCAGTTATGACTGGAAATAGAGTTATTCCAACGGCTTCAGTTGCTTTAAAGATTGAGGAAAATCTTAAAAAAAGTTCAGCTATTGGTGTTGGGCCAGTGGATGCAGCCGTTAAAGCTATACAAAAAGCTATAGGAGAGAAAATTAAACTTAAAGAGTATCATATAAACGCCATAACTGGAGGAACTGATGCATTGGCAGAGGTTATTGTAACATTGGAAGGATATGGAAAAGAAATTACTACAAAAGCAGCAAGTGAAGACATAGTTAGAGCTTCAGTAGAGGCAGTTATAGATGGAATTAATAAAATTTTGGCAAAAAAAGAAAAATCATAA
- a CDS encoding AAA family ATPase — protein MHLTTLIAWHDSGWNGKICRNPKANKYCESFRYIKKGKFGLQYGNKPIEKIKCENNAGKIANEVEYNGKKWDACGNEINLFYQYKFNSMVYGWTVNKKIDVLKDIFLDYWFNFYYNNDALCFLYCRENPVIDDKLLVACVKPKVKKLVVECNLNKNKKVISKEIEEQNFNKLNNEEFYKSLFKDFKDKDYRKIYPYISIEFDPEDIIFIIPYQELGEYFGYENIPEELILDIPNELKKSFLYTTNFLPNEFSCIILEKALEIIKNIKNLMEEHEKLKKKLKEFRNIEIEKYEERIKKQLDELKKLKIKYPSLPSVLRFCGVEEAISMYIDAVKNGKEDEMYNEVKEYLKENKPNPNWKIDRMVLNNFNKLSNSKHDFLLNYIPYYSLTKSQIEEIFKQHDKGFINIEKVLDNPYLLYEELKPKEQLFLDISFWELDSWERRRLGEDNFDIINKHRIRALLIAILKKALLDGHTVLPLAPKDLPSVKKDLKYYYNEINKYISEKVRLDFDRFLELIDKHEDYIKEKIWIDKTTFKDELDRTYNIKLFALKDIRKMEVYIEEKINKMLGKYWNVEICEEEIKEKLKKLKEKKSINIPKELYKEAIKDQSKAIKTLLENGCSILTGPAGTGKTTVIKVLLDIICEKENPKDIVILTPTGKAGVRVKDALEDIINKYKCIKSPTTIHKFIKDCSRFDWEYKEFEITTKKDVDILIIDEASMVGTELLYKLLQCIDLGKLKRIIFIGDVNQLPPVEAGKPFFDLYQYLKRKENKDKQYIAELKICLRAESRKIVEFSELFLNINKESKYKIIKELKLSEEVMNGFTKYSLKDEKGIERITVLIWKDNSQKAKALEYAIDEIIRDYGGNPDNYRDFFKCFVYYDKAQILTYTKNRGFLSSYWINQWIRDDSKYINESIRNYFIRYQFTCGWGYADKVIQTENIWNLDVWDYKRQMSISNHGVFNGMMGYVSFTRYKDRVVKFYFPTVQAYIGISKNTKEKLINYLKRNYKSLRYKNKEELMKNLKNKFLLNTEKLEYAYAITTHKSQGSEFENVIFVLPKYSNISKELIYTAITRAKKKLYIITDSLDSLFNAGKYSEVIGRYSILFNSPIDPRHYPEDLRIITLKGDIVRSWQECLIANLLYYEGIDYKYEIPYENLIPDFMINNKEDKIILWEHLGMMDNEEYKKNAEEKLKVYENNGFYIIKIRDIDTENFKKVFEENDKLLIVSTTDDIRNSRELYDKIKILKDVLNT, from the coding sequence ATGCATCTCACCACATTAATAGCATGGCATGATAGTGGTTGGAATGGTAAAATCTGTAGAAATCCTAAAGCAAACAAATACTGTGAGAGTTTTAGATATATTAAAAAAGGTAAATTTGGATTACAATATGGAAACAAACCTATTGAAAAAATTAAATGTGAAAATAATGCTGGAAAAATAGCAAATGAAGTTGAATATAATGGTAAAAAATGGGACGCATGTGGTAATGAAATAAATTTATTCTATCAATACAAATTTAACAGTATGGTTTATGGATGGACTGTGAATAAGAAAATTGATGTATTAAAAGATATTTTTTTAGATTACTGGTTTAATTTTTACTACAACAATGACGCATTATGCTTTTTATATTGTAGAGAAAATCCTGTTATTGATGATAAATTATTAGTAGCATGTGTTAAACCAAAAGTAAAAAAATTGGTTGTTGAATGTAACCTTAATAAAAATAAAAAAGTTATATCTAAAGAAATTGAAGAGCAAAATTTTAACAAACTAAATAATGAAGAGTTTTATAAATCACTCTTTAAAGATTTTAAAGATAAGGATTATAGAAAGATATATCCATATATTTCTATTGAGTTTGACCCTGAGGATATAATCTTTATAATTCCTTATCAGGAATTAGGAGAATACTTTGGATATGAGAATATTCCTGAAGAATTAATATTAGATATTCCAAACGAATTGAAAAAATCATTTTTATATACTACAAATTTCCTACCAAATGAATTCTCATGTATTATCTTAGAAAAAGCGTTAGAAATTATAAAAAATATCAAAAATTTAATGGAAGAACATGAAAAATTAAAAAAGAAGTTAAAAGAGTTTAGGAATATAGAAATTGAAAAATATGAAGAAAGAATTAAAAAGCAATTAGATGAATTAAAAAAATTAAAAATTAAGTATCCATCATTACCTTCAGTTTTGAGATTTTGTGGAGTAGAAGAAGCCATTTCTATGTATATCGATGCTGTTAAAAATGGAAAAGAAGATGAAATGTATAACGAAGTTAAAGAATATTTGAAAGAAAATAAACCTAATCCTAACTGGAAAATTGATAGAATGGTTTTAAATAATTTTAATAAACTATCAAACTCAAAACATGATTTTTTATTAAACTACATCCCATACTATTCATTAACTAAATCACAAATTGAAGAAATTTTTAAACAACATGATAAAGGATTTATCAATATAGAAAAAGTTTTAGACAATCCATATTTACTTTATGAAGAGTTAAAACCAAAAGAACAATTGTTTTTAGATATAAGTTTTTGGGAACTTGATAGTTGGGAAAGAAGAAGATTAGGTGAGGATAATTTTGATATTATAAATAAGCATAGAATAAGAGCTTTACTTATTGCTATATTAAAAAAAGCTTTATTAGATGGTCATACCGTCTTACCTTTAGCTCCAAAAGATTTACCTTCCGTTAAAAAGGACTTAAAATATTATTATAATGAAATAAACAAATATATTTCTGAAAAAGTTAGATTAGATTTTGATAGATTTTTAGAGTTGATTGATAAGCATGAAGATTACATTAAAGAGAAAATTTGGATAGATAAGACAACCTTTAAAGATGAACTTGATAGAACCTATAACATAAAATTATTTGCATTAAAAGATATTAGAAAAATGGAAGTGTATATTGAGGAGAAAATTAATAAAATGTTAGGAAAATATTGGAATGTTGAAATCTGTGAAGAAGAGATAAAAGAAAAACTAAAAAAATTAAAGGAAAAAAAATCTATTAATATACCCAAAGAGTTATATAAAGAAGCGATTAAAGACCAATCAAAGGCTATAAAAACATTGTTAGAAAATGGATGCTCTATATTAACAGGTCCTGCAGGCACAGGAAAAACAACAGTAATTAAAGTATTGTTAGATATTATCTGTGAGAAAGAAAATCCTAAAGATATTGTTATTCTAACTCCAACAGGAAAAGCAGGAGTTAGAGTTAAAGATGCTCTTGAAGATATTATAAATAAATATAAATGTATAAAAAGCCCAACAACAATCCATAAATTTATAAAAGATTGTAGTAGATTTGATTGGGAATATAAAGAGTTTGAAATAACAACTAAAAAAGATGTAGATATCTTAATAATAGATGAGGCTTCAATGGTAGGAACAGAACTTCTCTATAAGCTATTACAATGTATAGATTTAGGAAAATTAAAAAGAATTATATTTATAGGGGATGTAAATCAACTTCCACCTGTAGAAGCTGGAAAACCATTCTTTGATTTATATCAATACTTAAAAAGGAAAGAAAATAAAGATAAACAATACATTGCTGAACTTAAAATATGTTTAAGAGCAGAGTCAAGGAAAATTGTTGAATTCTCTGAATTATTCTTAAACATTAATAAAGAGAGTAAATACAAAATTATTAAGGAATTGAAATTATCGGAAGAGGTAATGAATGGATTTACAAAATATTCCCTTAAAGATGAGAAAGGTATAGAAAGAATAACTGTCTTAATTTGGAAAGATAATTCACAAAAAGCTAAAGCTTTAGAATATGCCATTGATGAAATAATAAGAGACTATGGAGGAAATCCTGATAATTATAGAGATTTCTTTAAATGTTTTGTATATTATGATAAAGCCCAAATTTTAACCTATACAAAAAATAGAGGTTTCTTGAGTTCTTATTGGATTAATCAGTGGATTAGAGATGACTCAAAATATATAAATGAATCTATTAGGAATTATTTTATAAGGTATCAATTTACTTGTGGTTGGGGCTATGCTGATAAGGTAATACAAACAGAAAATATTTGGAATTTAGATGTTTGGGATTATAAGAGACAAATGTCTATTTCTAACCATGGAGTTTTTAATGGAATGATGGGATATGTAAGTTTTACAAGATATAAGGATAGAGTCGTGAAGTTTTATTTTCCAACAGTCCAAGCCTATATAGGAATAAGCAAAAATACTAAAGAGAAATTAATAAACTATTTAAAGAGAAACTATAAATCACTTAGATATAAAAATAAAGAAGAACTAATGAAAAATTTAAAAAATAAATTTTTACTGAATACTGAAAAACTTGAATATGCTTATGCAATAACAACCCATAAATCACAGGGAAGTGAGTTTGAGAATGTTATATTTGTCCTACCAAAATATAGCAACATCTCAAAAGAACTTATATATACTGCTATAACGAGAGCTAAAAAGAAATTATATATAATTACAGATAGTTTAGACTCTTTATTTAATGCTGGAAAATATTCTGAAGTTATTGGAAGATATTCAATACTATTCAATTCTCCAATAGACCCAAGACATTATCCAGAAGATTTGAGGATTATAACGTTAAAAGGAGATATTGTTAGAAGTTGGCAAGAATGTTTAATTGCTAATTTATTATATTACGAAGGCATTGACTATAAATATGAGATTCCTTATGAGAACCTTATACCTGATTTTATGATAAATAATAAAGAAGATAAAATAATACTCTGGGAACATTTAGGAATGATGGATAATGAAGAATATAAGAAAAATGCTGAAGAAAAACTAAAAGTATATGAAAATAATGGTTTTTATATAATAAAAATTAGAGATATTGATACTGAGAATTTTAAGAAGGTATTTGAGGAAAATGACAAATTATTAATCGTATCTACTACCGATGATATTAGAAATTCAAGAGAACTATACGATAAAATTAAAATCTTAAAAGATGTATTGAATACATAA
- a CDS encoding APC family permease — MGHLTLKDAVFLTITSIVGGGIFVLSPLTYMMFGKSIVWGWIFLIFVSLIMASPFAYASTKISESGGVYKFIIKILGRKIGVFSAYILWLSGVFALSGVVSFFEIIFNTVFNVHYVGLLLIIVLTALILGGLKIVGNFVRIFGILTITIILYIVFSNGIKIDNFGEFNLKNAILTIYFGLWTATGWEGITMPLSAFKNQKAIAYGLLIGTFIIGILYLLFSLTVISLNVKTNNLNEILKLLIGDNLFLLVGVLIIISSCAFSVLFTLSYMPYGMGKDKIFPQIFTKLRRDIPYYGVILNTLLVIILLIFDAKTLVDMSMFFTLIAYFLLYLSVFKESSGKIKIISLLSLLISGMLISFRVYDIILVLL; from the coding sequence ATGGGGCATTTAACTCTTAAAGATGCTGTATTTTTAACAATAACTTCTATTGTTGGTGGAGGGATTTTTGTTTTATCTCCTTTGACATATATGATGTTTGGGAAATCTATAGTATGGGGTTGGATTTTCCTAATATTTGTATCTTTAATTATGGCTTCTCCTTTTGCTTATGCTTCAACAAAGATAAGTGAGAGTGGAGGAGTTTATAAGTTTATAATAAAAATTTTAGGGAGGAAGATTGGAGTTTTTTCAGCATATATACTGTGGCTCTCTGGAGTTTTTGCCTTATCTGGAGTTGTATCATTCTTTGAGATAATTTTTAATACTGTGTTTAATGTTCATTATGTTGGATTGCTCTTAATTATTGTTTTAACAGCTTTAATATTGGGTGGATTAAAAATTGTAGGAAACTTTGTTAGAATCTTTGGGATTTTAACGATAACGATTATTTTATATATAGTATTTTCAAACGGCATAAAAATTGATAACTTTGGAGAGTTCAATTTAAAAAATGCCATTCTAACAATTTATTTTGGATTATGGACAGCTACTGGCTGGGAAGGCATAACAATGCCATTATCTGCATTTAAAAATCAAAAAGCTATAGCTTATGGGCTTTTAATAGGAACTTTTATTATTGGAATTCTTTATTTATTGTTTTCCTTAACTGTAATATCTTTAAATGTAAAAACAAACAACTTGAATGAGATATTAAAGTTATTAATTGGGGATAACTTATTTTTATTGGTTGGGGTATTGATAATTATATCAAGCTGTGCATTTAGCGTTTTATTTACATTATCTTATATGCCTTACGGAATGGGAAAGGATAAAATATTTCCTCAAATATTTACAAAATTGAGAAGAGATATTCCATATTATGGAGTTATCTTAAATACACTATTGGTTATAATTCTATTAATTTTTGATGCAAAAACATTGGTAGATATGAGCATGTTTTTTACATTAATAGCTTATTTTTTGCTTTATTTATCTGTATTTAAAGAATCTTCAGGAAAAATAAAAATCATCTCATTACTTTCTCTATTAATATCTGGGATGCTAATATCGTTTAGAGTTTATGACATTATATTAGTGTTATTATAA
- a CDS encoding threonine--tRNA ligase, giving the protein MKMLLIHSDYLEFEAKQKTKIAEETENLKGKLDECLACFIAVEREDENNPKGTAIGAVEEIEKVANQLKVNNIVVYPYAHLSSELSSPETAIKVLKDIENILKEKGYNVLRAPFGWYKAFKISCKGHPLSELSRKIVAKEEKKEKGEESKFYLLNPETEEAVELNEENINIIKDEELLALAKHELGIKENKEREEPPHVKFIKEKDICSYEEASDPGHFRWYPKGKLIRDLLADYVYNMVVRLGAMPVETPIMYDLGNPAIREHADKFGERQYRFRQGNRELMLRFAACFGQFMMKKDMYLLPRYLPLKLYELSTYSFRYEQRGELVGLKRLRAFTMPDMHTVCLDLKQAMEEFEKQFWECLKTGDDLKLSYSVIFRFTKDFFDEHRDWFFKIAKEYKNKYGKDVILEILPKRKHYWVGKVDIAVIDSLGRPIENPTVQIDVESAKRFDIKVHTNEGEIYPIILHCSPTGSIERVLCGLLEKAAIEAKEGKAPTLPIWLSPIQVRVIPVADRHYDYALKVAEKLRENNIRADFDDREDRVNKKIRNAGREWIPYVVVIGDEEMESGKLTVTIREKSTLKKPYKEKMTLDELIERIKKETTGYPYRPLPLPIRCSLQPKFH; this is encoded by the coding sequence ATGAAGATGCTATTAATCCACTCTGATTATTTAGAGTTTGAGGCAAAACAAAAAACTAAAATTGCAGAAGAAACTGAGAATTTAAAAGGTAAATTAGATGAGTGTTTAGCGTGCTTTATTGCAGTGGAGAGAGAGGATGAAAATAACCCAAAAGGAACTGCTATAGGGGCTGTAGAAGAGATTGAGAAAGTTGCTAATCAGTTAAAAGTTAATAATATTGTTGTCTATCCATATGCCCATTTATCAAGTGAATTATCTTCACCTGAAACAGCTATAAAGGTTTTGAAAGATATTGAAAATATTTTGAAAGAAAAGGGCTATAATGTGTTAAGGGCACCATTTGGATGGTATAAAGCATTTAAAATTAGTTGTAAAGGACATCCATTAAGTGAGTTATCAAGAAAGATTGTAGCTAAGGAAGAGAAGAAAGAGAAAGGAGAAGAATCTAAGTTTTATTTATTAAATCCAGAAACAGAAGAAGCTGTTGAGTTAAATGAAGAAAATATTAATATAATCAAAGATGAAGAGCTTTTAGCCTTAGCTAAACATGAATTGGGAATTAAAGAAAATAAAGAAAGAGAAGAACCACCACATGTAAAGTTTATAAAAGAAAAGGATATCTGCAGTTATGAAGAGGCATCAGACCCTGGACACTTTAGATGGTATCCAAAAGGTAAGTTGATTAGAGATTTATTAGCAGATTATGTCTATAACATGGTAGTTAGATTAGGAGCTATGCCAGTAGAAACACCAATTATGTATGATTTAGGAAATCCTGCTATTAGAGAACACGCTGATAAATTTGGTGAGAGGCAGTATAGGTTTAGACAAGGAAATAGGGAGTTAATGTTAAGATTTGCGGCATGTTTTGGGCAGTTTATGATGAAAAAAGACATGTATTTGTTGCCAAGATATTTGCCTTTAAAACTTTATGAGCTATCAACATACAGCTTTAGATATGAACAAAGAGGAGAATTAGTAGGTTTAAAGAGGTTGAGAGCATTTACAATGCCAGATATGCACACTGTTTGCTTAGATTTAAAACAGGCTATGGAAGAGTTTGAAAAACAATTTTGGGAGTGTTTAAAGACAGGAGATGATTTAAAGCTAAGTTATTCAGTAATCTTTAGATTCACAAAAGATTTCTTTGATGAGCATAGAGATTGGTTCTTTAAGATAGCTAAAGAATACAAAAATAAATATGGGAAAGATGTTATCTTAGAAATTCTTCCTAAGAGAAAACACTATTGGGTTGGTAAGGTAGATATTGCTGTAATAGATAGCTTAGGAAGACCTATTGAAAATCCAACTGTCCAAATAGATGTTGAAAGTGCTAAAAGATTTGACATAAAAGTGCATACAAATGAAGGAGAAATTTATCCAATAATATTGCACTGCTCTCCTACTGGCTCAATTGAGAGAGTTTTATGTGGTTTGTTAGAAAAAGCAGCTATAGAAGCTAAAGAAGGAAAAGCTCCAACTCTTCCTATATGGCTCTCCCCTATACAAGTTAGAGTTATTCCAGTAGCTGATAGACATTATGACTATGCTTTAAAAGTTGCTGAAAAGCTGAGAGAAAATAATATTAGAGCAGATTTTGATGATAGAGAAGATAGGGTAAACAAAAAGATTAGAAATGCAGGAAGAGAATGGATTCCTTACGTTGTGGTTATTGGAGATGAAGAAATGGAATCTGGCAAATTAACAGTAACAATTAGAGAAAAATCTACTTTAAAAAAGCCTTATAAAGAGAAGATGACATTAGATGAGTTGATTGAAAGAATCAAAAAAGAAACTACTGGATACCCATATAGACCATTACCATTACCAATAAGATGTTCATTACAGCCAAAGTTCCATTAA